One genomic segment of Helianthus annuus cultivar XRQ/B chromosome 14, HanXRQr2.0-SUNRISE, whole genome shotgun sequence includes these proteins:
- the LOC110907465 gene encoding uncharacterized protein LOC110907465, producing MSGDKPENNGKNEDAVNDHNSPYYIHPSDYPRQLHVNDVLTDRNYTDWSQEMLNFLFAKNKMGFIDGSIKKPEPNSSAYMAWMRCDAMLKGWLNTAMEKEIRTSVKYTCTAQEIWADLKERFGKGNAPRAYELKQLLTTMKQEGTTVSAYYTKLQSIWDEIQSALPTPVCGCNGCKCEIGKKLHDLREKERLYEFLLGLDCEFGTIRTQILAMKPTPSLGTAYHLVAEDEQQRAITSGRRSTVDAAAFQAFIPKRKDQNVSQSKVGKKDGKRTEVERLEHCDYCGKDGHVQEGCFKKIGYPKWCPGKAK from the coding sequence ATGTCCGGCGACAAACCAGAAAACAACGGCAAGAATGAAGATGCTGTTAACGACCACAACTCTCCATACTACATACACCCTTCTGATTATCCGAGGCAACTCCACGTTAACGACGTGCTCACAGATAGAAACTATACGGATTGGTCTCAAGAGATGTTGAACTTCTTGTTTGCAAAAAACAAGATGGGATTCATCGATGGGTCAATCAAGAAACCCGAACCAAATTCTTCGGCCTACATGGCTTGGATGAGGTGTGACGCCATGCTAAAAGGCTGGCTAAACACCGCAATGGAAAAGGAAATCAGGACAAGTGTGAAATACACATGCACGGCACAAGAGATCTGGGCAGATTTGAAAGAGCGTTTTGGAAAAGGGAATGCACCTAGAGCATATGAACTGAAACAGTTGCTGACCACCATGAAACAAGAAGGTACCACCGTTTCCGCCTACTATACCAAACTCCAATCCATCTGGGATGAAATCCAATCTGCACTTCCAACCCCCGTATGCGGTTGTAATGGCTGCAAATGTGAGATTGGAAAGAAGCTACATGATCTTAGAGAAAAGGAAAGGTTATATGAGTTTCTACTTGGATTGGATTGTGAGTTCGGAACCATACGAACCCAAATACTAGCCATGAAACCGACCCCGTCTCTTGGTACCGCATACCATCTAGTCGCAGAAGACGAACAACAAAGAGCTATCACCAGTGGTAGGAGGTCAACCGTAGATGCGGCCGCCTTTCAAGCTTTTATaccgaaaagaaaggatcaaaaTGTCTCTCAAAGCAAGGTTGGAAAGAAGGATGGAAAGCGTACCGAGGTTGAACGTCTCGAGCACTGTGACTATTGTGGAAAAGATGGCCATGTTCAAGAGGGTTGTTTCAAGAAGATAGGATACCCAAAATGGTGCCCGGGTAAAGCAAAATAA
- the LOC110903978 gene encoding serine/threonine-protein kinase haspin homolog isoform X1: MSSRAGDKADDLWSQIIATESDEQQQQQQTAIVYRRQTPQNETLPTTKRASSIRKNNRVSLAPGKRISWNRSLFTRGRTSIAVAVYDNYGPGKEKPTRKDRPPRARAKGVGVPPQNYEKERAYFQEVDAFELLEESPSPQNKTWVMGTKQCVLPSHISTVLNKWLQNRSRGPSASLSKILETPQLSRDSVGVLDFSSQNKCSSSLIGSSSANRIEEIETTAEDLGFAIRNLSLSSQDSGLDERWDPLLDLLKVCGQSSPSAFSDVLSQYCDLQSIAKVGEGTYGEVFIAGGTVCKVVPFDGDSLVNGEVQKKAEELLEEVMLSLTLNDLRGNDTHIHNVCPTFIQTLSLRVCDGVYDDAMIRAWEEWDKKHFSENDHPTEFAEKQRFVVFVQEHGGQDLESFVLLNFNEARSLLVQITGALAVAEAAFEFEHRDLHWGNILLSRKGSETLDFILDGKKMHVKTYGLAASIIDFTLSRINTGESILFLDLSLDPALFEGPKGDIQSETYRKMKQVTEDCWEGSFPKTNVLWLQYLVDILLQKKDYDRTSRDERELRSFKKRLNGYKSAKESVVDSFFSDLIVVSDA, encoded by the exons ATGAGTTCCCGTGCAG GAGATAAGGCTGATGATCTCTGGTCCCAAATTATAGCAACTGAATCGgatgaacaacaacaacagcagcaaacCGCCATTGTTTACAGACGCCAAACCCCCCAAAATGAAACCCTACCAACCAC GAAGCGTGCGAGTTCTATTCGGAAGAATAATCGGGTGAGTTTGGCTCCAGGGAAGAGGATCAGCTGGAACCGTTCCCTCTTCACCAg AGGGAGGACAAGTATTGCTGTTGCTGTGTATGATAACTATGGACCAGGAAAGGAGAAGCCAACAAGAAAAGATAGACCTCCCCGTGCTAGA GCAAAAGGCGTAGGCGTACCCCCTCAAAACTATGAAAAGGAGCGTGCATACTTTCAGGAGGTGGATGCATTTGAATTGCTAGAGGAAAGCCCATCTCCTCAAAACAAAACCTGGGTTATGGGCACCAAACAATGCGTTCTTCCATCACATATTTCAACAGTGTTGAACAAGTGGTTGCAAAACCGCAGCCGTGGTCCCTCTGCCTCACTTTCGAAGATCTTAGAAACTCCACAGCTATCTAGGGATTCTGTTGGTGTTTTGGATTTCTCTAGTCAAAACAAATGTAGTTCAAGTCTCATTGGTTCCAGTTCCGCAAACAGAATTGAAGAAATAGAAACAACAGCTGAAGATTTAGGTTTTGCAATTCGTAATCTCTCTTTATCATCACAAGACTCTGGCTTGGATGAACGATGGGATCCGTTATTGGACCTATTAAAAGTTTGTGGGCAGTCTTCTCCATCAGCATTTTCAGATGTGCTATCTCAGTATTG TGACCTCCAAAGTATAGCCAAGGTAGGTGAAGGTACATATGGGGAAGTTTTTATTGCTGGTGGCACTGTCTGCAAAGTTGTTCCTTTTGATGGAGACTCGTTAGTGAATGGAGAAGTGCAAAAG AAAGCTGAAGAATTACTTGAGGAAGTTATGCTTTCCCTAACCCTCAATGACTTAAGGGGAAATGATACTCATATTCATAATGTTTGTCCTACATTCATACAGACGTTAAG TTTAAGGGTATGTGATGGTGTTTATGATGATGCGATGATTAGAGCGTGGGAAGAATGGGACAAAAAGCATTTTTCAGAGAATGATCATCCTACGGAGTTTGCTGAGAAACAG CGTTTTGTTGTGTTTGTTCAAGAACACGGAGGGCAGGATCTGGAGAGTTTTGTGCTACTGAACTTTAATGAAGCACGCAGTTTGCTAGTTCAA ATTACCGGGGCTTTGGCGGTGGCAGAAGCTGCTTTTGAGTTTGAACACAGAGATTTGCACTG GGGCAATATCTTGTTGAGTCGAAAAGGTTCTGAAACATTGGACTTCATTCTTGACGGGAAAAAAATGCATGTCAAGACATACGGATTAGCGGCATCGATAATTGATTTTACACTCTCCAGAATCAATACAG GCGAAAGTATTCTTTTTTTGGATCTATCCTTGGATCCAGCACTCTTTGAAGGCCCGAAAGGAGATATACAG TCAGAAACGTATCGGAAAATGAAACAAGTTACAGAAGATTGCTGGGAGGGAAG TTTTCCGAAGACGAATGTGCTGTGGCTGCAGTACCTGGTGGACATTTTGTTGCAGAAGAAAGATTAT GATCGAACATCTAGAGACGAGAGGGAGTTACGTTCATTCAAAAAGCGTTTAAATGGGTACAAGTCTGCAAAAGAATCCGTGGTTGATTCCTTTTTCAGTGATCTAATTGTTGTTAGTGATGCATAG
- the LOC110903978 gene encoding serine/threonine-protein kinase haspin homolog isoform X2, translating into MSSRAGDKADDLWSQIIATESDEQQQQQQTAIVYRRQTPQNETLPTTKRASSIRKNNRVSLAPGKRISWNRSLFTRGRTSIAVAVYDNYGPGKEKPTRKDRPPRARAKGVGVPPQNYEKERAYFQEVDAFELLEESPSPQNKTWVMGTKQCVLPSHISTVLNKWLQNRSRGPSASLSKILETPQLSRDSVGVLDFSSQNKCSSSLIGSSSANRIEEIETTAEDLGFAIRNLSLSSQDSGLDERWDPLLDLLKVCGQSSPSAFSDVLSQYCDLQSIAKVGEGTYGEVFIAGGTVCKVVPFDGDSLVNGEVQKKAEELLEEVMLSLTLNDLRGNDTHIHNVCPTFIQTLSLRVCDGVYDDAMIRAWEEWDKKHFSENDHPTEFAEKQRFVVFVQEHGGQDLESFVLLNFNEARSLLVQITGALAVAEAAFEFEHRDLHWGNILLSRKGSETLDFILDGKKMHVKTYGLAASIIDFTLSRINTGESILFLDLSLDPALFEGPKGDIQFSEDECAVAAVPGGHFVAEERL; encoded by the exons ATGAGTTCCCGTGCAG GAGATAAGGCTGATGATCTCTGGTCCCAAATTATAGCAACTGAATCGgatgaacaacaacaacagcagcaaacCGCCATTGTTTACAGACGCCAAACCCCCCAAAATGAAACCCTACCAACCAC GAAGCGTGCGAGTTCTATTCGGAAGAATAATCGGGTGAGTTTGGCTCCAGGGAAGAGGATCAGCTGGAACCGTTCCCTCTTCACCAg AGGGAGGACAAGTATTGCTGTTGCTGTGTATGATAACTATGGACCAGGAAAGGAGAAGCCAACAAGAAAAGATAGACCTCCCCGTGCTAGA GCAAAAGGCGTAGGCGTACCCCCTCAAAACTATGAAAAGGAGCGTGCATACTTTCAGGAGGTGGATGCATTTGAATTGCTAGAGGAAAGCCCATCTCCTCAAAACAAAACCTGGGTTATGGGCACCAAACAATGCGTTCTTCCATCACATATTTCAACAGTGTTGAACAAGTGGTTGCAAAACCGCAGCCGTGGTCCCTCTGCCTCACTTTCGAAGATCTTAGAAACTCCACAGCTATCTAGGGATTCTGTTGGTGTTTTGGATTTCTCTAGTCAAAACAAATGTAGTTCAAGTCTCATTGGTTCCAGTTCCGCAAACAGAATTGAAGAAATAGAAACAACAGCTGAAGATTTAGGTTTTGCAATTCGTAATCTCTCTTTATCATCACAAGACTCTGGCTTGGATGAACGATGGGATCCGTTATTGGACCTATTAAAAGTTTGTGGGCAGTCTTCTCCATCAGCATTTTCAGATGTGCTATCTCAGTATTG TGACCTCCAAAGTATAGCCAAGGTAGGTGAAGGTACATATGGGGAAGTTTTTATTGCTGGTGGCACTGTCTGCAAAGTTGTTCCTTTTGATGGAGACTCGTTAGTGAATGGAGAAGTGCAAAAG AAAGCTGAAGAATTACTTGAGGAAGTTATGCTTTCCCTAACCCTCAATGACTTAAGGGGAAATGATACTCATATTCATAATGTTTGTCCTACATTCATACAGACGTTAAG TTTAAGGGTATGTGATGGTGTTTATGATGATGCGATGATTAGAGCGTGGGAAGAATGGGACAAAAAGCATTTTTCAGAGAATGATCATCCTACGGAGTTTGCTGAGAAACAG CGTTTTGTTGTGTTTGTTCAAGAACACGGAGGGCAGGATCTGGAGAGTTTTGTGCTACTGAACTTTAATGAAGCACGCAGTTTGCTAGTTCAA ATTACCGGGGCTTTGGCGGTGGCAGAAGCTGCTTTTGAGTTTGAACACAGAGATTTGCACTG GGGCAATATCTTGTTGAGTCGAAAAGGTTCTGAAACATTGGACTTCATTCTTGACGGGAAAAAAATGCATGTCAAGACATACGGATTAGCGGCATCGATAATTGATTTTACACTCTCCAGAATCAATACAG GCGAAAGTATTCTTTTTTTGGATCTATCCTTGGATCCAGCACTCTTTGAAGGCCCGAAAGGAGATATACAG TTTTCCGAAGACGAATGTGCTGTGGCTGCAGTACCTGGTGGACATTTTGTTGCAGAAGAAAGATTAT GA